A stretch of DNA from Armatimonadia bacterium:
GCCCGACAAGACGCAGAGCAATCTGCAGGAGGTGGAGGCCTATGCGAAGTAGCTGCCTGGTCGTGCTTCTATGCGCACTCTGGTGCAGCCTCGCCGGCGCGGCTGAGCCGATCGCCTACTGGTCCATGGACGCCCTCAAGGACGGCGTCATGGCGGACGCTTCGGGCAAGGGCCATGACGCAGTCGCCTACGGTCTTGACGGCAAGCTCCCGGAGATCGTGCCGGGGATCGTCGGCAACTGCCTGAGGTTCACGGCCGCGTCTCAGCAGTACCTCGAACTCAAGCAGAGTGAGGGGCTGGCTGCGCCGTCTGCAATGACCGTGATGGCGTGGATCAAGCCGGCTGCCCGAGGCGCGACTTACGAAATCCTCACCAGCAAGGGCGACAAGAGCGGCGACGGTCCC
This window harbors:
- a CDS encoding LamG domain-containing protein, coding for MRSSCLVVLLCALWCSLAGAAEPIAYWSMDALKDGVMADASGKGHDAVAYGLDGKLPEIVPGIVGNCLRFTAASQQYLELKQSEGLAAPSAMTVMAWIKPAARGATYEILTSKGDKSGDGPWPGWRLRYFWTRATFQYGAADSTEPAVSSPEWSVPAGFWSHVALTYDGKKMILYVDCEPVAEQETTVPILAAKRAMVIGNYVGRKSAYAFDGLMDELKVYDVALSAEDLYVEASRGMTP